GAACACCTGACAGCCAGTCGGAGAGTGTCTTGTTTCGTTCAAAAAGGCGAATGCAGGCAAGTATTGTGGACTCCGAAGTCGGCAGACGCTTCTCTGCAAATGGAAGTGAAGCAGGCCGCCAAGGTAGAAATAGATAAAGACGAAGATTTCGATTAACAGCTTGTCGGATATACCTTAATACTAAGAACCGGTTTTGAATTAATATATTGCCCGTTGGCGAAATGAACGAAAAACATAACTCAAAAATATGAATAAAATCGTAAAACTAACGAACGCCTTACTGGTGCTTCTGCTGATGATGGCAGAAACGCCGGTACTGGCTCAAAAGAGTAGCTTGTCTCAATCTTCTGTCTCTCAACCGTCTGTAAAACCATCCCGGATATGGTCGGAATTGGCAACAGGATATACCAGTGCGCAAATGATTAAAGTGGAGAAAGTGCTTTTTTATTCCGACCGTACAGAAATTGGCATGCACATTGACAACAGTCCGGGAGCCAGAATAGAAATTGCGCCCGAAACCTATCTGCAAGCGGCAGACAAACAATACAAGGTCAAGAGTGCTACAATGTTGAAACTCGGTGAACCATTCACCATTCCGGAGGATGGACAAGTGGATTTCGCCCTGACATTTGACGCGTTGCCGGATAGTGTTAACACTATAAGCATAAGGCAGCCTAACGGCTGGACGATTTTCAACATTCACAGCACTGACTATACTCCAAGTGGATTAGAAAACACTTATTGGAGAGATCAGGCTTCGGGGGAATGGTGCATAGGCTTTACTTCGCATAGCGTTATATATGATCAGAAGGCGTGGGCCATTGACCGCCGTACCGACAAGAAAGACCGGTATGAATTTCTCCTCATTGACCCCTCCTCACAACAGAAAAAAATGGTGCAGGTGGACAAGTTGAAGAAGGGGCTGCGTACGATTACGGTGAAAGGGGAACGAACAATGACTTGTAGTCCAATCACCACCGCTTTTCTTCCTGATTATCCGATGAAAGATACTCGCAAGGGATTTTTGAATACTGGATATCAGGAAGGCGACAGTGTAACGATTACAGGTTGGCTGAAGGATATGCCGGAAATGGCTTGGCGGCGCGGTAAGAATTTTGAAGTGCGTTTCACCAATATCTTTACTGATGAAGAGGAAAATGCGTATGCCAAGATGGATTCTCTCGGTCGTTTCTCTCTGAAGATTCCGATGCTCAACAGTTCTCAGGTGTTTATGGACTGGGGGCGTACGACGGTAAGTACGGTTCTCGAACCAGGTGAAAGCTATTACTTTCTTCACGACTTCCATTCCGGACAAAAACTCTTTATGGGAAAAAACAGTCGGGTTCAAAATGAATTGCTTTCTTTCCCGTATGCTTGGAATACAATAAGTGCCGATGGCCGTACGGACGCCATGACGTATCTTACTCAGATGGATAGTGTGCGGAAAAGTAATGTGAAACA
Above is a window of Bacteroides helcogenes P 36-108 DNA encoding:
- a CDS encoding TlpA family protein disulfide reductase — encoded protein: MNKIVKLTNALLVLLLMMAETPVLAQKSSLSQSSVSQPSVKPSRIWSELATGYTSAQMIKVEKVLFYSDRTEIGMHIDNSPGARIEIAPETYLQAADKQYKVKSATMLKLGEPFTIPEDGQVDFALTFDALPDSVNTISIRQPNGWTIFNIHSTDYTPSGLENTYWRDQASGEWCIGFTSHSVIYDQKAWAIDRRTDKKDRYEFLLIDPSSQQKKMVQVDKLKKGLRTITVKGERTMTCSPITTAFLPDYPMKDTRKGFLNTGYQEGDSVTITGWLKDMPEMAWRRGKNFEVRFTNIFTDEEENAYAKMDSLGRFSLKIPMLNSSQVFMDWGRTTVSTVLEPGESYYFLHDFHSGQKLFMGKNSRVQNELLSFPYAWNTISADGRTDAMTYLTQMDSVRKSNVKQLQTTLIAHPNLSERFVEYTAGFYQVLQAMYMMQAKFAYKGQLPLSYMEYVGNELWKSFPQPVTLYSLFSTFSRDYIDQLTSGRANNNSLKSVLLRLDRKKVISLKEDDRNLLNQYEKSTSELRGNIQKAKDNEERQGLVKAFNEGKLVSDIGKLAGKYMSFIVKEVSLATQEQLTSVCDSIGCNPSLRSILLARHFTRSIDRSRQPLDSVSLAFVEKEIQLPAALHSVNNLNDKYLSLQKGDLEGAASLRPSSDVEGMSDGEKILRKILEPYQGRLVYLDVWGTWCSPCKKALSESHVLKEALKDFDIVYLYLANRSDDKSWKNVIKEYQLTGDHCIHYNLPADQQSAIEHYLNIHSFPTYKLIDKKGNIHDLDWRHADNMNRFKQQVEQLSK